The proteins below come from a single Acidovorax sp. NCPPB 4044 genomic window:
- a CDS encoding DesA family fatty acid desaturase produces MYFPDWPVLDAALDWLANGLLDLSWWQIVLYTLATTHITIAAVTIFLHRSQAHRSVDLGAVPSHFFRFWLWIGTGMVTKEWVAVHRKHHAKCETPDDPHSPQTRGLDTVMWRGAELYRSEAGNAETVAKFGHGTPDDWVERNVYSRFAWQGVGLMLILDVLLFGALGATVWAVQMLWIPFWAAGVVNGIGHFWGYRNFEAQDASTNLVPWGLVIGGEELHNNHHTYPTSAKFSVKPYEFDVGWLYISAMRRLGWATVKKMPPKLRLGAVKPVADESTLEALIANRYEVMAGYARGVRRACRDEIAALKARNADVSVLRTARRWLHRDAEKVPARAQAQLARAREAHPVLDKMVTMREELRQLWMNTSQSREQLTADLQAWCRRAEESGVAALREFSLRLRAAQA; encoded by the coding sequence ATGTACTTTCCCGACTGGCCCGTTCTCGATGCCGCCCTCGACTGGCTGGCCAACGGCCTGCTGGACCTGTCCTGGTGGCAGATCGTCCTCTACACGCTCGCGACCACGCACATCACCATTGCGGCTGTGACCATCTTCCTGCATCGCTCGCAGGCCCACCGCTCGGTGGACCTGGGCGCCGTGCCCTCGCATTTCTTCCGCTTCTGGCTCTGGATCGGCACCGGCATGGTCACGAAGGAGTGGGTGGCCGTGCACCGCAAGCACCACGCCAAGTGCGAAACCCCGGACGATCCGCACAGCCCGCAGACGCGCGGCCTGGACACCGTGATGTGGCGTGGCGCCGAGCTGTACCGCAGCGAGGCCGGCAACGCCGAGACGGTCGCCAAGTTCGGCCACGGCACGCCGGACGACTGGGTGGAGCGCAACGTCTACAGCCGCTTCGCATGGCAGGGCGTGGGGCTGATGCTCATCCTCGATGTGCTGCTCTTCGGAGCGCTGGGCGCCACCGTGTGGGCCGTGCAGATGCTCTGGATCCCCTTCTGGGCGGCCGGCGTGGTCAACGGCATCGGCCACTTCTGGGGCTACCGCAACTTCGAGGCGCAGGACGCCAGCACCAACCTCGTGCCCTGGGGCCTGGTGATCGGGGGCGAGGAACTGCACAACAACCACCACACCTACCCGACTTCGGCCAAGTTCTCCGTCAAGCCGTACGAGTTCGACGTGGGCTGGCTCTACATCAGCGCGATGCGCCGGCTTGGCTGGGCTACGGTGAAGAAAATGCCGCCCAAGCTGCGCCTGGGAGCCGTCAAGCCGGTGGCGGACGAGAGCACGCTCGAAGCGCTCATCGCCAACCGCTACGAGGTCATGGCCGGTTATGCGCGGGGCGTGCGGCGCGCCTGCCGCGACGAGATCGCCGCGCTGAAAGCCCGCAATGCCGATGTGTCCGTGCTGCGCACCGCCCGCCGCTGGCTGCACCGCGATGCCGAGAAAGTGCCCGCACGCGCCCAGGCGCAACTGGCCCGTGCGCGCGAGGCCCATCCGGTGCTCGACAAGATGGTCACCATGCGCGAGGAACTGCGCCAGCTCTGGATGAACACCTCCCAATCGCGCGAGCAGCTCACCGCCGACCTGCAGGCCTGGTGCCGCCGGGCCGAGGAAAGCGGCGTGGCGGCGCTGCGCGAGTTCTCGCTCAGGCTGCGGGCCGCACAGGCCTGA
- a CDS encoding RsmB/NOP family class I SAM-dependent RNA methyltransferase → MHPKALLDACAELVRLTLNFEHPADGVVSRFFRDHRSFGPRERATLAETAYTVLRKKLLFEQLARSGSGPRERRLAILGFHGPRDFLKSALTETEKSWLDQCDSVAPADLLEPHRHNLPEWLVQPLKRQVGQGFWALADSLSQAAPLDLRVNDLNAKRADVQKELAKAGIPALPTPYSPWGLRVEGKPALTRLDAFVRGAIEVQDEGSQLLALLLQARRGEMVVDFCAGAGGKTLAIGAAMRSTGRLYAFDVSAHRLDALKPRLARSGLSNVHPAAIAHERDERIKRLAGKIDRVLVDAPCSGLGTLRRNPDLKWRQSPQGVQELVAKQTAILESAARLLKPGGRLVYATCSILPEENEGIAEAFSAAHPDFIAEDVGGLLAQLKVENPEHLCSGGASGTGYLRLWPHLHQTDGFFAAVWTRKD, encoded by the coding sequence ATGCACCCGAAAGCCCTTCTGGACGCCTGCGCCGAACTCGTCAGGCTCACACTCAACTTCGAACATCCCGCCGATGGCGTGGTCTCGCGCTTTTTCCGCGACCACCGCTCCTTCGGCCCGCGCGAGCGGGCCACGCTGGCCGAGACGGCCTATACCGTGCTGCGCAAGAAGCTGCTGTTCGAGCAGCTCGCCCGTTCGGGCTCCGGCCCGCGCGAACGGCGTCTCGCCATCCTCGGCTTCCACGGCCCGCGCGACTTCCTCAAGAGCGCACTCACCGAGACCGAGAAGAGCTGGCTCGACCAGTGCGACTCGGTGGCGCCGGCCGACCTCCTGGAGCCGCACCGCCACAACCTGCCCGAATGGCTCGTGCAGCCGCTCAAGCGGCAGGTGGGGCAGGGGTTCTGGGCCCTGGCCGACAGCCTGTCGCAGGCCGCGCCGCTCGACCTGCGCGTGAACGACCTGAACGCCAAGCGCGCCGACGTGCAGAAGGAACTGGCCAAGGCCGGCATCCCTGCGCTCCCTACGCCGTATTCGCCCTGGGGCCTTCGCGTGGAAGGAAAACCGGCGCTCACCAGGCTGGACGCCTTCGTGCGGGGCGCCATCGAGGTGCAGGACGAAGGCTCGCAGCTCCTCGCGCTGCTGCTGCAGGCACGGCGCGGCGAGATGGTGGTGGATTTCTGCGCCGGCGCGGGCGGCAAGACGCTGGCCATCGGCGCCGCCATGCGCAGCACCGGGCGGCTCTACGCGTTCGACGTGTCGGCCCACCGCCTCGATGCGCTCAAGCCGCGGCTCGCGCGCAGCGGCCTCTCGAACGTGCACCCCGCCGCCATCGCGCACGAGCGCGACGAGCGCATCAAGCGCCTGGCCGGCAAGATCGACCGCGTGCTGGTCGATGCGCCGTGCTCGGGCCTGGGCACCCTGCGCCGTAACCCCGACCTGAAATGGCGCCAGTCGCCCCAGGGCGTGCAGGAACTGGTCGCCAAGCAGACCGCCATCCTGGAGAGCGCGGCGCGCCTGCTCAAGCCCGGCGGCCGGCTGGTGTACGCCACCTGCAGCATCCTGCCCGAGGAAAACGAGGGCATAGCCGAGGCCTTCAGCGCCGCGCACCCGGACTTCATTGCCGAGGACGTGGGCGGCCTGCTGGCCCAGCTCAAGGTGGAAAACCCCGAGCACCTGTGCAGCGGCGGTGCCAGCGGCACTGGCTATCTGCGCCTTTGGCCCCACCTGCACCAGACGGACGGCTTCTTCGCGGCCGTGTGGACCCGCAAGGACTGA
- a CDS encoding DUF1304 domain-containing protein, producing MSFAAQAVVALIAVLHVYILVLEMFLWEKPAGLRAFRQTPERAAATKVLAANQGLYNGFLAAGLFWGLWLGGPHGRAVMTFFLLCVLVAGLYGAATAARKILFIQSVPAVIGLALLWLAR from the coding sequence ATGTCTTTTGCCGCCCAAGCCGTCGTCGCTTTGATCGCCGTGCTGCACGTCTACATCCTCGTGCTGGAAATGTTCCTCTGGGAAAAGCCCGCCGGCCTGCGGGCTTTCCGGCAGACCCCGGAGCGGGCAGCAGCCACCAAGGTGTTGGCCGCCAACCAGGGTCTCTACAACGGGTTCCTGGCCGCAGGGCTTTTCTGGGGCCTGTGGCTCGGCGGCCCCCATGGCCGCGCGGTCATGACCTTCTTCCTGCTGTGCGTTCTCGTGGCCGGGCTCTATGGGGCTGCCACCGCAGCCCGCAAGATCCTATTCATCCAGTCCGTGCCGGCGGTCATCGGCCTGGCGCTGCTGTGGCTCGCCCGGTAG
- the rpmG gene encoding 50S ribosomal protein L33, with translation MATKGGRDKIKLESTAGTGHFYTTTKNKKTMPEKMLIIKFDPKARKHVEYKEMKLK, from the coding sequence ATGGCAACCAAAGGCGGACGCGACAAGATCAAGCTGGAATCCACCGCAGGAACCGGCCACTTCTACACCACGACCAAGAACAAGAAGACGATGCCTGAAAAGATGTTGATCATCAAGTTCGATCCCAAGGCTCGCAAGCACGTCGAGTACAAGGAAATGAAGCTGAAGTAA
- a CDS encoding aminotransferase-like domain-containing protein, with product MSDSAAEPSAVPGAPPGGQPRYRQLAGLYEQAIAAGSLQPGMRLPSVRELCQRHGVSLTTALQVLRHLEAQGFAQARERVGYFAAAPGRIASLPAAREPELHEPLAPDPQLFAGINERISLFLEKARRAGPLVLDLGSAMPAPALFDADALNRLAIRLLREQPDILVYGPSAPSTHPEFQRAMAHHALSFGLSLAPDDIGATHGNSEAVNLALDAVAEPGDMIAVESPTFFGILQAIEVRGLRALEIPCSPHTGLSLDALELAARNEPRLKAVVVVPHLQMPQGSVMPDAHKERLVALCVEYGLALIEDDIYREFVESPQPLRPAKAWDRPGDAGQVIYCASLSKSFAPGLRQGWMSAGRWHARVQMLKFARTRNMQTWSQLLAARTVGSPAYERHLRRMRGHLKEQREQSARAVARHFPVGTRLSLPPGGISLWLELPTGLSSTRLYDEALAQGIRVAPGPMFSNTGRYEHFLRLSCGMPFTPAVEEGYRMLGELLARQRDGARAAPGCLRAAA from the coding sequence ATGTCCGATTCCGCTGCCGAACCCTCCGCCGTGCCCGGCGCGCCCCCCGGGGGCCAGCCGCGTTATCGCCAGCTGGCGGGCCTGTACGAGCAGGCCATCGCCGCGGGCAGCCTGCAGCCGGGCATGCGCCTGCCTTCCGTGCGCGAGCTGTGCCAGCGGCACGGCGTGAGCCTCACCACCGCGCTGCAGGTGTTGCGGCACCTGGAAGCCCAGGGCTTCGCGCAGGCCCGCGAGCGGGTGGGGTACTTTGCCGCGGCGCCGGGCCGTATCGCCTCCCTGCCAGCCGCCCGCGAGCCCGAACTGCACGAACCCCTCGCGCCCGATCCCCAGCTGTTCGCCGGGATCAACGAACGCATTTCGCTCTTTCTGGAAAAGGCCCGCCGCGCGGGGCCGCTGGTGCTGGATCTCGGCAGTGCCATGCCGGCGCCTGCGTTGTTCGATGCCGACGCACTCAACCGGCTCGCCATCCGGCTGCTGCGCGAGCAGCCCGACATCCTGGTGTACGGCCCTTCGGCGCCATCCACCCATCCCGAGTTCCAGCGGGCCATGGCGCACCATGCCTTGAGCTTCGGCCTCAGCCTGGCGCCGGACGACATCGGCGCCACGCACGGCAATTCCGAGGCGGTGAACCTGGCCCTGGATGCGGTGGCCGAGCCGGGCGACATGATCGCCGTGGAATCCCCCACCTTCTTCGGCATCCTGCAGGCCATCGAGGTGCGCGGCCTGCGCGCGCTGGAGATCCCCTGCAGCCCGCACACGGGCCTGTCGCTCGACGCACTGGAGCTGGCCGCACGCAATGAGCCGCGGCTCAAGGCCGTGGTGGTGGTGCCCCATCTGCAGATGCCCCAGGGCAGCGTGATGCCCGACGCGCACAAGGAGCGGCTCGTCGCCCTCTGCGTGGAATACGGACTGGCCCTCATCGAGGACGACATCTACCGCGAGTTCGTCGAATCGCCCCAGCCGCTGCGGCCCGCCAAGGCCTGGGACCGGCCCGGCGACGCGGGACAGGTGATCTATTGCGCCTCGCTCAGCAAGAGCTTCGCGCCCGGGTTGCGGCAGGGCTGGATGAGCGCGGGCCGCTGGCATGCGCGCGTGCAGATGCTCAAGTTCGCCCGCACACGCAACATGCAGACCTGGTCGCAGTTGCTGGCGGCCCGGACCGTCGGCTCCCCGGCCTACGAGCGCCACCTGCGCCGCATGCGCGGCCATCTGAAGGAGCAGCGCGAGCAGTCGGCCCGTGCGGTGGCCAGGCACTTCCCGGTAGGAACGCGGTTGAGTCTGCCGCCCGGGGGGATCAGCCTCTGGCTGGAATTGCCGACAGGTCTGTCGTCCACGCGCCTGTACGACGAGGCGCTGGCGCAGGGCATCCGCGTCGCCCCCGGCCCCATGTTCTCGAACACCGGGCGCTACGAGCATTTCCTGCGGCTGAGCTGCGGCATGCCGTTCACGCCGGCCGTGGAGGAGGGCTACCGCATGCTGGGCGAACTCCTCGCACGCCAGCGCGATGGCGCGCGTGCGGCGCCTGGGTGTCTGCGCGCCGCGGCTTGA
- a CDS encoding ATP-binding protein encodes MRAGSVPLPPEGGPEGAAPAPPAGPRWRAVLARCLPDSLFGRLALLLFVAVLASHVLALTLMFELRPGPPPGAGPATEAGTGREMGGNPPAFQGAERAPGAWGPPPPRPPHGGGWWHPGLLLDIGVRLAALMLAAWWGARWLAQPLGRLATAARQLGADIQRPPLPEDGTAECREASRVFNQMQARIRRQLSERDRFVAAVSHDLRTPLTRLRLRTECLEAEADRTAFARDIAEMDAMITATLDHLRGVAGAEPLAPLDLRALIDSLVDDEQACGHDVASTGDCRPLPARAGALRRCLDNLVGNAVRYGGGAEITLEDGPDAVRIHVRDHGPGLPAAELGRVVEPFYRVEASRNRHSGGVGLGLSIANDIAQRHGGTLALDNAPGGGLRATLVLPRTPEGGTPG; translated from the coding sequence ATGCGCGCCGGGTCCGTACCGCTGCCGCCGGAGGGCGGGCCCGAGGGCGCGGCCCCTGCGCCGCCCGCGGGCCCGCGCTGGCGCGCCGTCCTCGCGCGCTGCCTGCCCGACTCCCTCTTCGGCCGGCTCGCGCTGCTGCTGTTCGTGGCGGTGCTGGCAAGCCATGTGCTGGCGCTCACGCTGATGTTCGAACTGCGCCCGGGACCGCCGCCCGGCGCGGGGCCTGCCACGGAAGCGGGCACCGGCAGGGAGATGGGCGGCAACCCCCCGGCGTTCCAGGGAGCGGAGCGCGCCCCTGGCGCCTGGGGCCCGCCGCCGCCGCGCCCGCCGCACGGGGGCGGCTGGTGGCACCCGGGCCTGCTGCTGGACATCGGCGTGCGCCTGGCCGCGCTGATGCTGGCCGCCTGGTGGGGTGCACGCTGGCTGGCCCAGCCGCTGGGCCGGCTGGCCACGGCAGCGCGCCAGCTCGGCGCCGACATCCAGCGCCCGCCGCTGCCCGAGGACGGCACGGCGGAATGCCGCGAAGCCAGCCGCGTCTTCAACCAGATGCAGGCGCGCATCCGCCGCCAGCTCTCCGAGCGCGACCGCTTCGTCGCGGCCGTCTCCCACGATCTGCGCACGCCGCTCACGCGCCTGCGGCTGCGCACCGAATGCCTGGAGGCCGAGGCCGACCGCACCGCCTTCGCGCGCGACATCGCCGAGATGGACGCCATGATCACCGCCACCCTCGACCACCTGCGCGGCGTGGCCGGGGCCGAGCCGCTCGCACCGCTGGACCTGCGCGCCCTCATCGACAGCCTGGTGGACGACGAGCAGGCCTGCGGCCACGACGTGGCGAGCACCGGCGACTGCCGCCCGTTGCCGGCCCGTGCCGGCGCGCTGCGCCGTTGCCTGGACAACCTCGTGGGCAACGCCGTGCGCTACGGCGGCGGCGCGGAGATCACGCTGGAGGACGGGCCCGACGCGGTGCGCATCCACGTGCGCGACCACGGGCCGGGCCTGCCCGCTGCGGAACTCGGCCGCGTGGTCGAGCCCTTCTACCGCGTGGAGGCATCGCGCAACCGCCATTCCGGCGGCGTGGGGCTGGGCCTGTCCATCGCGAACGACATCGCCCAGCGGCACGGCGGAACCCTGGCGCTGGACAACGCGCCCGGCGGCGGCCTGCGGGCCACGCTGGTGCTGCCGCGCACGCCGGAAGGCGGCACCCCGGGCTGA
- a CDS encoding DUF1653 domain-containing protein: MHSPQHPDGDLPPVPETPAGLYRHYKGMLYEVVGTARHSETLEPMTVYRALYGERGLWVRPASMFAETVTIDGRARLRFEFVGPTTEPQ; this comes from the coding sequence ATGCACTCTCCCCAGCACCCCGATGGCGACCTGCCGCCCGTGCCCGAGACGCCGGCGGGCCTGTACCGGCACTACAAAGGCATGCTCTACGAGGTGGTCGGCACCGCGCGGCACAGCGAAACGCTGGAGCCGATGACCGTGTACCGGGCGCTCTACGGGGAGCGCGGCCTGTGGGTGCGCCCCGCGTCCATGTTCGCAGAGACGGTGACCATCGACGGCCGGGCCCGGCTGCGCTTCGAGTTCGTCGGGCCGACGACGGAACCGCAATGA
- the lolA gene encoding outer membrane lipoprotein chaperone LolA, whose amino-acid sequence MKHWFAIVLIAAGVQNAAADGMKSLESFMKGAQAGRADFTQTVTSPPKEGQAARTKTSSGTFEFHRPGRFRFAYVKPFEQTIVADGKTLWLYDADLNQVTQRAQSQALGTTPAALLASSPDLQALRKDFTLESAPDQDGLQWVQATPRAKEGQLKSVRVGFQGDQLAALDILDSFGQRSVIRFNNLQASASLPAATFEFKPPPGADVVRQ is encoded by the coding sequence ATGAAACACTGGTTTGCTATTGTTTTGATAGCTGCAGGCGTCCAGAATGCAGCGGCAGACGGCATGAAGAGCCTGGAATCCTTCATGAAGGGCGCCCAGGCCGGGCGCGCGGATTTCACCCAGACGGTGACGTCCCCGCCCAAGGAAGGACAGGCCGCGCGCACGAAGACTTCCAGCGGCACCTTCGAATTCCACCGGCCCGGGCGCTTCAGGTTCGCCTACGTGAAGCCGTTCGAGCAGACGATCGTTGCGGACGGCAAGACGCTGTGGCTCTACGACGCGGACCTGAACCAGGTCACCCAGCGCGCGCAATCGCAGGCCTTGGGCACCACGCCGGCGGCGTTGCTGGCGTCCTCGCCCGATCTGCAGGCGCTGCGCAAGGATTTCACGCTCGAATCCGCCCCCGATCAGGACGGGCTGCAGTGGGTGCAGGCCACGCCCCGTGCCAAGGAGGGCCAGCTCAAGAGCGTGCGCGTGGGCTTCCAGGGCGACCAGTTGGCGGCGCTGGACATCCTCGACAGCTTCGGCCAGCGCTCGGTGATCCGGTTCAACAACCTGCAGGCCAGCGCTTCGCTGCCGGCCGCCACCTTCGAATTCAAGCCGCCACCGGGCGCGGATGTGGTGCGGCAGTAG
- the trxB gene encoding thioredoxin-disulfide reductase, producing MSTTQHAKVLILGSGPAGYTAAVYAARANLNPVLITGIAQGGQLMTTTEVDNWPADVHGVQGPDLMQRFLEHAERFKTQVVFDHINQVDLSKRPFTLQGDSGTYTCDALIIATGASAKYLGLPSEEAFMGRGVSGCATCDGFFYREQDVCVVGGGNTAVEEALYLSNIARKVTLVHRRDKFKAEPILVDKLNDKVASGKIELKVFHTLDEVLGNDGGVTGIRIKSTQDGSTEEIALQGCFIAIGHSPNTGIFEGQLATENGYIVTQGGLKGFATQTSVPGVFAAGDVQDHVYRQAITSAGTGCMAALDAQRFLEQESVI from the coding sequence ATGTCCACTACGCAACACGCCAAAGTCCTGATCCTGGGTTCCGGCCCTGCCGGTTACACGGCCGCCGTGTACGCCGCGCGCGCCAACCTGAATCCCGTCCTGATCACGGGCATTGCCCAGGGCGGCCAGTTGATGACGACGACCGAGGTGGACAACTGGCCCGCGGACGTGCACGGCGTGCAGGGCCCGGACCTGATGCAGCGCTTCCTGGAACATGCGGAGCGCTTCAAGACGCAGGTGGTGTTCGACCACATCAACCAGGTGGATCTGTCTAAGCGCCCCTTCACGCTCCAGGGCGACAGCGGCACCTACACCTGCGACGCGCTCATCATCGCCACCGGCGCCTCGGCCAAATACCTGGGCCTTCCCTCCGAAGAGGCTTTCATGGGCCGCGGAGTCTCGGGCTGCGCGACCTGCGACGGCTTCTTCTACCGCGAGCAGGACGTGTGCGTGGTGGGCGGCGGCAACACCGCCGTGGAAGAGGCGCTGTACCTGTCCAACATCGCGCGCAAGGTGACCCTCGTGCACCGGCGTGACAAGTTCAAGGCCGAGCCCATCCTCGTGGACAAGCTCAACGACAAGGTCGCTTCGGGCAAGATAGAACTCAAGGTGTTCCATACGCTCGATGAAGTGCTGGGCAACGACGGCGGCGTGACAGGCATCCGCATCAAGAGCACCCAGGACGGCAGCACCGAAGAGATCGCCCTGCAGGGGTGCTTCATCGCCATCGGCCACTCGCCCAACACCGGCATCTTCGAAGGGCAGCTGGCCACCGAGAACGGCTACATCGTGACGCAGGGCGGGCTCAAGGGCTTCGCAACGCAGACCAGCGTGCCCGGCGTTTTCGCGGCCGGCGACGTGCAGGACCATGTGTACCGCCAGGCCATCACCAGCGCCGGCACGGGCTGCATGGCCGCACTGGACGCGCAGCGCTTCCTGGAGCAGGAAAGCGTGATCTGA
- a CDS encoding DNA translocase FtsK, with amino-acid sequence MTYSLNTLNASAGGKSAPRSMAARFGHEIGLVLGLLALIFWLLALASYSAQDAAWSTSGAHEGRLMANWAGRLGAWLADSSYFAFGFSVWWCVAAGARAWVASLARWMRGGEAATPGQSVLARRLMFWLGLALLLCASTALEWSRLYRLEPLLPGHAGGVLGYLTGLAGVKWLGFTGSGLVAIIAVVAGAALVFRFSWGQLAERLGGRIDALVQGGRARREKARDLAAGKRAAREREEVVQEERHEIQEHHPQPVQIIEPVLAADAPPSARVVKERQKPLFTEMPDSRLPQVDLLDGAQARQETVAPETLEMTSRLIEKKLKDFGVEVRVVAAMPGPVITRYEIEPATGVKGSQVVNLAKDLARSLSLVSIRVIETIPGKNFMALELPNAKRQSIRLSEILGSQIYHDAKSMLTMGLGKDIVGNPVVADLAKMPHVLVAGTTGSGKSVGINAMILSLLYKAEARDVRLLMIDPKMLEMSVYEGIPHLLAPVVTDMKQAAHGLNWCVAEMERRYKLMSKLGVRNLAGYNVKIDEAKAREEFIYNPFSLTPEQPEPLQRLPHIVVIIDELADLMMVVGKKIEELIARLAQKARAAGIHLILATQRPSVDVITGLIKANIPTRIAFSVGSKIDSRTILDQMGAEALLGMGDMLYMASGTGLPIRVHGAFVSDEEVHRVVSYLKSQGEPDYIEGVLEGGTVDGDDGPLGEGGGGEGGEKDPMYDQAVEVVLKDRKASISYVQRKLRIGYNRSARLLEDMETAGLVSALTASGQREVLVPHRGE; translated from the coding sequence ATGACGTACTCCCTCAATACCCTCAATGCTTCTGCCGGGGGCAAATCGGCGCCGCGCAGCATGGCGGCACGCTTCGGCCATGAAATCGGCCTGGTGCTCGGACTGCTGGCACTCATCTTCTGGCTGCTCGCCCTGGCAAGCTACTCGGCGCAGGATGCCGCCTGGTCCACCTCGGGTGCCCACGAAGGGCGGCTGATGGCCAATTGGGCGGGGCGCCTGGGCGCCTGGCTGGCTGACAGCAGTTATTTCGCGTTCGGCTTTTCCGTCTGGTGGTGTGTGGCGGCCGGTGCGCGTGCCTGGGTCGCATCGCTCGCGCGCTGGATGCGCGGCGGCGAGGCCGCCACGCCGGGACAGAGCGTGCTGGCGCGCCGCCTCATGTTCTGGCTCGGCCTCGCACTGCTGCTGTGCGCCAGCACCGCGCTGGAATGGTCGCGCCTCTACCGGCTGGAGCCGCTGCTGCCGGGCCATGCGGGCGGGGTGCTGGGCTACCTCACCGGCCTTGCGGGTGTGAAATGGCTGGGGTTCACGGGCTCCGGCCTGGTGGCGATCATTGCCGTCGTGGCGGGGGCTGCGCTGGTGTTCCGCTTTTCCTGGGGCCAGTTGGCCGAACGGCTGGGTGGCCGCATCGACGCACTGGTGCAGGGCGGCCGTGCACGGCGCGAGAAGGCGCGTGACCTGGCTGCGGGCAAGCGTGCAGCCCGCGAGCGCGAAGAAGTGGTGCAGGAAGAGCGCCATGAGATCCAGGAGCACCACCCGCAGCCCGTGCAGATCATCGAGCCGGTGCTGGCCGCCGATGCGCCGCCCAGCGCCCGCGTGGTGAAGGAGCGGCAGAAGCCGCTTTTCACCGAGATGCCCGACAGTCGCCTGCCACAGGTCGATCTGCTCGACGGTGCCCAGGCACGGCAGGAGACCGTGGCCCCGGAGACGCTCGAGATGACCAGCCGGCTCATCGAGAAGAAGCTCAAGGACTTCGGCGTGGAAGTGCGTGTCGTGGCCGCCATGCCGGGGCCGGTGATCACCCGCTACGAGATCGAGCCCGCCACGGGCGTGAAGGGCTCGCAGGTGGTCAATCTCGCCAAGGACCTGGCGCGCTCGCTGTCGCTGGTGTCCATCCGCGTGATCGAGACCATTCCGGGCAAGAATTTCATGGCGCTGGAGTTGCCCAACGCCAAGCGCCAGTCGATCCGGCTGTCGGAGATCCTCGGCTCCCAGATCTACCACGACGCCAAGAGCATGCTCACCATGGGCCTGGGCAAGGACATCGTGGGCAACCCGGTGGTGGCGGACCTTGCCAAGATGCCCCATGTGCTGGTGGCGGGGACCACGGGTTCGGGCAAGTCGGTGGGGATCAACGCGATGATCCTTTCGCTGCTCTACAAGGCCGAGGCGCGCGACGTGCGCCTGCTGATGATCGACCCCAAGATGCTGGAAATGTCGGTCTACGAAGGCATCCCGCATCTGCTGGCGCCGGTGGTGACCGATATGAAGCAGGCGGCGCACGGCCTCAACTGGTGCGTGGCGGAGATGGAGCGCCGCTACAAGCTCATGTCCAAGCTGGGCGTGCGCAATCTCGCGGGCTACAACGTGAAGATCGACGAGGCCAAGGCGCGCGAGGAATTCATCTACAACCCCTTCAGCCTGACGCCGGAACAACCCGAGCCGCTGCAGCGGCTGCCGCACATCGTCGTGATCATCGACGAGCTGGCCGACCTCATGATGGTGGTGGGCAAGAAGATCGAAGAGCTGATCGCCCGGCTCGCCCAGAAGGCGCGCGCCGCGGGCATCCACCTCATCCTGGCCACGCAGCGCCCGAGCGTGGACGTGATCACCGGCCTGATCAAGGCCAATATCCCGACCCGGATCGCCTTCTCTGTCGGCTCCAAGATCGACAGCCGCACCATCCTGGACCAGATGGGCGCCGAGGCGCTGCTGGGCATGGGCGACATGCTCTACATGGCCAGCGGCACCGGCCTGCCGATCCGCGTGCACGGTGCCTTCGTCTCCGACGAGGAGGTCCACCGCGTGGTGAGCTATCTCAAGTCCCAGGGCGAGCCCGATTACATCGAGGGCGTGCTCGAAGGCGGGACGGTCGATGGCGACGATGGGCCCCTCGGCGAAGGCGGGGGGGGTGAAGGCGGCGAAAAAGACCCCATGTACGACCAGGCGGTGGAAGTGGTGCTCAAGGACCGAAAGGCCAGCATCTCGTATGTGCAGCGCAAGCTGCGCATCGGCTACAACCGGTCCGCCCGCCTGCTGGAAGACATGGAAACGGCGGGCCTCGTGAGTGCGCTCACCGCCAGCGGCCAGCGCGAAGTGCTGGTGCCGCATCGCGGCGAATGA
- the rpmB gene encoding 50S ribosomal protein L28 — MARVCDVTGKKPMVGNNVSHANNKTKRRFLPNLQYRRFWVESENRWVRLRVSSAALRLIDKNGIDSVLADLRARGQA; from the coding sequence ATGGCACGCGTCTGCGACGTAACGGGCAAGAAGCCCATGGTCGGGAACAACGTTTCCCACGCCAACAACAAAACCAAGCGCCGGTTCCTCCCGAACCTGCAATACCGCCGTTTCTGGGTCGAGAGCGAAAACCGCTGGGTGCGCCTGCGTGTTTCCAGCGCTGCCCTGCGTCTGATCGACAAGAACGGTATCGATTCCGTGCTCGCCGACCTGCGTGCACGCGGCCAAGCTTAA